ATCTTGAGGCAACAGTTTCAAGGTTTCTGCGATTTCCAGAAGAGAAAATCCAACACTTTGCGCCGCTTTAATTATGGCAACCACGCGCAACATGCCTCGAGGAAAGCGTCTTTGATTGCCTTCCGTGCGCCATGATTTGATCAGGCCTTTTTCTTCATAAAAATGAATAGCAGATACAGGAACGCCGGATCTTTTCGATAGCTCTCCAACACTCAGTGTTTGCCCTAATTCATTTGCGCCAGACATGCCAACCTCAACTTTACTTGAGGTTTAGCATGCTCGCCCTGGTTCCTCCAGCAAAAACGCTTAAACAGTTTCCGGCTTAAGACTTATCTCTCTGGCTTCCTCACCGTGACTCGAGTTCAGGGGCGTCGGTTCAGGGTAAAGATCCTGATAGGTTTTAATGTGATTCTCATCGATGCGCTTGTACAAGTCCGCGCGGCTGAGATCTTGATGTCTTGAGAATCCCATCGCGCCGATAATATGCGCCACTGTTCCCAGGGTTTCGCCGTGGAAATTCTTAACACGTTCGCGCTTCGTGGGAACGTGAAGACCTTTTACCAAATTTGGATCTTGTGTTGCTACTCCCGTCGGGCATTTGTTGTTGTTGCAGCGAAGGGCCTGAATACAACCCAAGGCCAACAACATCGAGCGAGCCGCATAAGTGGCATCAGCACCAATACAAAGAAGCTTCACGATATCAAACGCCGTCGTGATTTTTCCTGTCGCCAATACTTTTACTTTATCGCGCACGCCAAATTTTTTAAGAGTATCTACGACAATCACCAAAGCGTCGATGCCGGGCATACCCATGTAGTTTGAAAATTCCAAAGGCGCAGCACCCGTCCCACCTTCAGCTCCGTCAACGGCGATGAAGTCAGGATAAGAATTCTTTTTCGCCATTAGCGACACCAGCTCTTCAAATTCTCTGCGATGCCCTAAGCATAGTTTAATACCGACGGGTTTTCCGCCGGAAAGTTCGCGCAAGGTTTCAATGAAGGTCAACATCTCTGCGGCATCGTGGAAAGCACTATGTCCCGGAGGAGAAATCACGTCTTTCCCTAAAGGAACGTTACGAATATTTGCGATCTCTTGCGTGACTTTCTTTCCCGATAAGATCCCGCCATGCCCCGGCTTAGCACCCTGAGAGAGCTTAATCTCAATCATCTTCACATGAGGGTGTCGCGAATTCTTTTTGAAAAGCTCGGGATCAAAAACGCCGTCATGAGTGCGGCAACCGAAATAACCTGTTCCAATTTGCCAAATGAGATCTCCACCCATTTCTAAGTGATACGGAGAAATACCACCTTCCCCCGTGTTATGAGCGAAGTCGCCATCTTTAGCGCCGCCATTCAAAGATAGAATCGCGTTCGTCGAAAGAGAACCAAAGCTCATTGCAGAGATATTTAGTAAAGATAATGAGTAAGGCTGTTTACATTTTTCTCCGCCCACCATGATGCGCAGATCTTTTTCACTGACATGTTTGGGATACATGGAGTGAGTCACAAACTCATAACCTTGTTTATAAACATCGTGCTGAGTTCCAAACGGAACAGTGTCTAAAACTTTTTTGGCGCGCTGATAAACCACCGAACGTTGTTCACGACTGAACGGGCGGCCGTCTGTATTTGACTCGATAAAGTACTGATTGATCTCGGGGCGAATCGATTCCAAAAGATAACGAAAATGCCCAAAGACCGGAAAGTTTGACTTGATCGCATGACGAGTTTGACGAATATCGCGAATACCCAAGGCGAAAAAGGGAACGAAAAAGAAGAGAGATAACAACCCGATCGTCCAATAGAAATAAAATAAAACGTTCAACGCACACACGACCACAAGGGCGATGTAAAACTCTTTTCTCATTATTGAGCCTCGAAATTATGTATCTCTAAAACAATTGCGAAATCTTCAAAGCCCAGTATATAAAACTTTGGCGGATAAAGACAGTCACTTGGACTTAGGCTGTGCGCAGCGCCTTCGGATCCGAACTTCATTCAAGAATTCGCAGTTTACGTCGTGCTGCACCACCACCGCACCATATCAGTTCATCAGTTTTCTGTGGTGTTCCAGATCCAGTCTATCGCGGAACGCAAAATATCCTTTCCGCAGCGCTATAAGATTTCAAACGATGACGTCCTATTTTGAGACGTAGAAATTACCAAATTAAAATCCCCTTTCCCCACCTATTGCCTAATAAGGCCCCCATAACTACCCGATAAGTAATCATATATTTATGAGGAACGTATCCGGTACCGTCCTTGGGACAATCATGTTGGTTCTTTTGCCGCTGTTGAGTGGTTGTACTTTGGAAGTCCAAATCGACTCCGCTGATGAAGTCGTTTTTCCTAGTCTTGATACAACAATAAACTCGTCTAAGCCTTCCAGAAATCATTATCCTTCGATTAAAAGAGCTTTAAATACCGCAACCACTTTATTGAATAAAAAAATTCTTGTAGCTGGTGGCGCCTACGATACCTCTCCCATCCCGGCTACGACTGCACTTACTAGCGTAGAGCTTTATGATCCAGAAACAGGAGTTTGGTCACAAGCCGAAAATCTTCCGCAGGCAAGATTGAACCACACCGCCACTTTACTTCAAGACGGAAAAGTTCTGCTAATTGGTGGAACTACGGCTAACGACGGCTCCGCTTGTCTAAACACCACGGCCATATATGACCCGACTTCAGGCACCTGGAGTACGGCCGCATCTTTAACGACCGGCCGTTGTTATCACACGGCGACTCTTTTAGAAGATGGCCGTGTTGTCGTTATGGGTGGACGAACGACCAACACCAACGTTCTTACAACTTCGAATTACAGCAGTTCTGTCGAGATTTATAATCCTGGAACCAATACGTGGACGTCGGCGGCGGCGATGTCGGCGGCGCGCGCTTATCACAGCGCGGTTTTACTAAAGAACGGAAAAATTCTTGTCGTCGGAGGACGAAACACTTCTACTCTTCTCACAACGGCACTTTACAATCCGAGCGGCAACTCGTGGGCTGCAGGCCAGTCGCTAACTAAATCCAGAAAAGATCACACGGCCACCCGGCTTCCAGATGGAAAGGTTGTTATTATCGGCGGAGTCGATGGCACGACCGCACTCACTGACACTACGATCTTTGATCCGACATTGGGGGTTAATGGAACTTTTTCAGACGGGGCCCCGTTAAGCGTCGTTCGCAAATCTCACACAGCGACTCTTGTCGGGGATAAAATTTTTGTTGTCGGTGGAGGAACAGCTACCACGGCTTACAAAGACACGCTGATGTATAATCCATCGACGAATCAATGGAGCACTTTAGATGATCTGGAAGTTGGCCCCCGCATTTTCCACACAGCGAATATTGCTGGAAAATATTTAGTGGTTCTAGGCGGAATTCCCTCACCAAGCACTACCGCATCTGTTCACGCCACACCTGAAAAATTGGATCTTTCTGCTTATGTGTGGAAATCAGAAGCCTCAATGTCGGTGGATCGCTTCATTCCTGCTGCGGCACTTTTGAAAAATGGAAAAGTATTAGTCGCTGGTGGTTTATCAACGGCTCCAACGTTTGTGTATCAAGCCTCCAGTGAAATCTTTGATCCTTCTACCAATACTTGGAGTGCAGCGGCTTCCCTTCCCGCAGCACGTGTGCGCAGTACAGCCACTGTTCTTTCTAATGGCAAAGTCTTGGTAGTTGGCGGTCAAGACGGCGCAGGTACTTTTAATTCGAGTGTCATTTATGATTCCGATTCTGATACTTGGAGTTCAGGACCCTCCATGTCTCACTATCGCTCTGCACATACCGCGACACTTTTACCGAATGGAAAAGTTCTGATCATCGGTGGTACTGGCGATATGGGTGGTACGTCCCTTCCCGCCCCCGCTGAAATTTACGATCCCACGACAAACTCGTGGAGCTTAACTCCGAATATGCCCACTCCTAGTTACTTCCACACCGCGACGCTGGTACCTGATGGGACAGGTGGAAAAGTTTTTGTCATTGGCGGATCATCGACCACCTTTTTAGCGTCATTGCAAATTTACGATATCGCTTCGAACTCTTGGTCCGTGGCAGCCTCTCTGACGGAAGCGCGATCGGGCCATACTGTGACATATTTAAATGGAAAACTTATTGTGGCCGGGGGTTACAGTCCTTCGGGCGCCTTAAGCTCAGTTGAGATCTATGATATCGCAAGCAACACTTGGAGTGCAGGCGCTTCGCTTTTAGTGGCGCGAAATGCCGCAGGAGCTATCGCACTGGCGAGTGGAAAAGTATTAGTGATTGGTGGTCAATCCACAACTGGTGCCGGCCTTGTCAGTTCTGAAATTTATGATCCTGCTACTAACACATGGACGATGGATCAAAGAACTCTCAATGAAGGCCGAGCGATGTCTCCTATTTTCACGTTGAATGACGGCCGTCTTCTTCTCGTCGGTGGCGCAGATCCAGCAAATGCCATGGCCACGGTTGAGTCTTACAGTCTTAGCCCGATGACTTCTCCAGAATGGAAAGCTCCATCACTTTTAACAGGCAGATCTTATCACACGGCGACCTTGCTGAACGATGGCCGAGTGTTCGTCGCTGGCGGAGTTGAAGGCGCAAATCCTGCAACAAGCACGAGGATATATACGCCTTCTTCGAACACGTGGACGACGGGACCGAATCTTTCCACGTTCCGCGGATATCACACGGCGACACTTTTAACTTCGGGAAAAGTATTTATCGCGGGCGGAATGAATGCGAACAACGATGCAATCCAGACTGCTGACGTGTATGATCCAAACACGAACTCGATCACAACGATAAACATGGTCGTACCTCGCATGCTCCATTCGGCAATCCCTTTGCCTGGAGGGAAAGTTCTTGTTTCGGGTGGGACCAACAATATCACATCTATAACTACCAAAAATGAAATTTGTGATCCCGCTCTAGGCTCCTGCACGGCTTCCTCGGATCGCCCTAATGGTTCTTACGATCTCGCCGTTGCCTTAAAGACAGGGGAATATTTATTTGTAGGCCCTTTTGGAGTTAATCTTTATCAGCCTCTTACTGATACGTGGACTGCGGCGGCTTCAATGACCTCACCGCGCGCTTACCATACGGCAATCACATTGGCCTCTGGAAAAGTTCTGGCTCTGGGAGGAGTGGATGTGAGCACCGGCAACCCCACAACCACGACGGAGATTTATGATCCTACCACAAACTCCTGGAGTGCTGGTCCTTCCTTGGATGCGGCACTGCTCTTTCCGGTAGCAAATCTTCTGTCTTCCGGCGAAGTCGTGCTTACGGGCGGCTTGGTCGGCATTTCAACGACGTCCGATAAAAATGTTCGCGTGTATGACCCAGTAGCAAATCGGTGGACGTTAGCGCAGCCATTGAAAGAAGCTCGCAGTCATCACACGGCGACGCTTTTAAAAAACGGACATCTGATGGTCTATGGAGGAGAGAATTCCACCTTTGGCGCTCTCCCCTTCTGGGAACAAGTTTTTGAACCTTAGCCAATGCACAAGACAAATAAAAAGCCGCTTCTTTTTCAAGAGCGGCTTTTCCAAGCTAGCAAAAAATGAATAATTATTTGTAACCGACTTTATTCATCAACTCTTTTGCTTTCGGAGCTTTTTCAGCGATCGTTCCAACGTTTGTTGTATCTTCAACGAATGCGCCGAAGTTGATCAATGTTGGAGCAATTTCAGCTGTGCGGTTCGATGGGTATTGGCTGAAACCGTTAGCTACAACTTCTTGAACTTTTTTAGAAGCAAGGTACTCAAGTAGCATGTTGGCTTCTTTCAAGTTTTTGGAAGCTTTCGTGATACCGATACCAACGCCGTTGATATGCGCACCAACGTCTTTTTGGTTTGAGAAGAAAGGTTTCACTGGGAAACTTGGGTTGTCACGAACAAGAGGAGCCAAATAGTAAGTGTTCGCAATACCTACAGAGCAAGTTCCGCTCGCGATAGCGTGGATAAGATCTGTATCACCTTTGATTGGATCAAGGGCTAAGTTATTCACCCAACCCGCAAAGATCTTTTCAGTTCTGTCTTCACCTAAGTGGTGAACGAATGAAGCACCCAAGGCTTCGTTGTAAGAGTTGTTAGAAGTTCTTAGGCAAAGGTGCCCTTCCCATTTAGAATCAGCCAAGTCTTCATACGTTGACAAGTCTGCTGGGTTTACTTTGTTCGTGTTGTACATGATCACGCGGGCGCGATAGAAAATCAAAAACCATCTGTTGTTCGCATCAATCAAGTGAGCAGGGATGTTTTGCGTAACATACGGAGCATTGAAAGCTTGCAAAAGACCTTTGCTGTCCGCTTGTCCTAGGTAAACGATGTCTTTATCAAGATATAAGTCCGCTGGTGTGTTCGCGCCTTCAGCGGCAAGACGATTTACAAGATCCGTTGAACCAGCATTTACCACTTCCACTTGGATACCAGTAGCTTGAGTGAAGGGAGCAAAGATAGGTCCCAAACGAGCACCGTCGTAAGAAGAGTAAACGACCAATTTATCAGTTTTAGCGAAGCTGACACTTGCAATTAGGGACAAAAGAACGCCAACAATCAATTTTGACATGACAGATTTCCTTTCACTTTGTGTTGGCGGGTTGTCGGCCATATAAGCGTGAAAGTCAAAGAATGAGAATTTTGTATTCAGTAGGTTTTCAACTACTGGGTGTTTAGGCTGCTAAGTAGATTCTTTTGAATATGATCCCTGTATCAAAAAGGGTTCTAGCACGTAAGTCCATTCCCACTATCGTCACAACTTTGTCCTTCATTGAACTCACTTGGCGGAGTCACCGCAGGCGGAACTTTATGCTTCTTCATGCAAGTCGTATGCGGAATCATATCTAATCCTTGGCGAAGTTTGGTTTCACTTTGGTATCCCACCGAGTGAGCCAGTTCTTTACCTTCAGGTGATATCAAACTCACAGTGGGCACCGCACGTACGTTGAAGAGATCCGCGATTTTCTGATTTTCAGCTTTCCCTACATTCACCCGAACAATTTGTACATTCTTGGAGTTACATTCTGCTTCGACCGCTGGAAGATAGGACTCCATTGCGTGACAAACGGGGCACGTATCCGTATGGAAGAACAGCAACTTGTGCGGGGCAAGTTTAGAATCGTTTAAAGTTAGTTTTTCGCCCGTTGAACTCACGAACTCAACTTCAGTCACCGCGGTTTCCTTTTCAAAAACAGCAGGAAGATTGCTTTGGGTTAGTATAAAAACACCCAAGATCATTAAGCCGTACCCCGTCGCTTCTTCAATTTTTGGAAGATATTTGCGGATAGCTTTAAGCTTTTCAGACACAACTTCGCCCCCGAAAGCCAAAGCTACAAAAGGCGCTACGACTCCGGATCCAAAAGTTAGCATCATCAAAGCACTCTCCCACAGCGTGCGATCCTTTGTTGCCACATAAGCCAAGACGCCACCAAGGATTGGTCCTACACACGGTGTCCAAGCTAATCCAAAGGTCGCGCCAAATATGAACCCATGAAGTGACTTTGGAAAATACTTTTTAATATCTGGCAAATAAGCGGATCGTGACATCCAAGAAAAAGCCTTAGAGTCATCACTATTCTTTAAAACAAGTCCCGACATTTTAAGGCCGTAAAGTAGGATGATAATTCCTGAGATTATCAGAAGATAAACCTTTGATTCGCCCAAGAAATCGGTGACGAAAGGAAGGCTCATTCCCATCAAAGTAAAGGTCAAAAGAAAACCTAGAGAGAAAAGCAATGTCGCACGAACTCGTGCAAACTTCGATGTGCCTTCGGTCATAATATAGTTCGCTGCCACAACAGGAACCATAGGCAATACACACGGTGATATAAAAGTACCTAATCCTGCAGCAAAGAGACCTAACCATGTGAATGTCATATTTTATCTCCCTGAATCAATTGAAGTTGGAAGGGGCTATCTCTTAATCGATAGGCTTTATAACCGTGTGCACGTAAGTGGCGGACAGCTTCAGTCGCATAGGAACAATACCGTCCTCGACAATACACATACACAGGTTTTGTTTTCAGCAAACCCAAAGTTTTTGGATGAGTGGATTTAACAAGAATTTCTGCAGGAATCGCTAAAGCTCCAGGGACTTTTGTCATCGCAGATTCTTTAGCTGTGCGAGCGTCCACAAGCAGAGCCTTGCCCTCTGCTACCAGATCAAATACTTCACCCGGAGTTTCATCTGCAAGCAATGTTGAGTCCGTCAAAAGATCTTCTTTGTGATTTAATTCCTCATCCACTTCGTGAGCTAGATTCTGAAATCCCTCCCATAGTTGAAGAACCATGGGATTGGTGACTCGATAGATACGACTGAGTTTGCGACGCTCACAACTCACGATTTTCATTCGAGCAAGTCGTTGTAAATGTTGCGAAACATTTGCGACTGATTCGCCCGTTTCAATGGAGAGTTCTTCAACACTACACTCGGCTTGCGCCAAAATCTGAACGATTTTTAAACGCGCTGGAGAAGCAAATGCAGAAACAATTTGACTGATGGTCTCATAGACACCTTTGCGAAGGTCTTTGGGATTTTGCGTATCAGTCGAAGGGTGAGTTGTTTTCGTCATGTATTCAAGTGTTCAATAGATTACTTGAATAGTCAATGGGTGAAAATAAACCCCGTAAATACAAGCATTTACGGGGTTTACGAGTGAAGTCGCTACTTCGAAATCGAGAATCGAGACGCTAAACTTTGCGCCAAATCCTCTTTACGCAAAACTGTTAATAAATCAATACAATCAAAATTTTCATCAAAAGCCGGTTCGCACGCAACCTGCGCCCCCAACTTCAAATAAGATTTTAAAAGAGAAGGAATAAGCTCTTGCGCTTCTGCGGATTGCTCTTCCGTCAGTCCTTTGTCGAAGTACTCATACCAGTTTCTAAAATCCTGCATCGTGAACTTCTTCGTTGGTTTGCAGGGATACTTATTGGAAACCAAGCCCTGGTCGACAAGATACTTCTGAGTCAAAGCAGCTTCGCGAGGTGAATTGATTTTTAAACTAGAACAGCCAAAAAGAACTTTGGCTTCACTTAAATTCATGTATTCCGCAATCCCTCTCCATAGGAGCGAAATGATCGAGCCTTTGCGATAGTCTTTATGAATGCAAGCACGGCCTAGTTCCAAAAAAGGACCTTCGTTTTCGCTGAAAAACTTTTGCAGTTCAAATTCTAAGGCCGTGTAGGACTCTTTAGAAAACTTCGAGCAGTTGACACGGTACGTACCGATGATCTTTTTCAATTCCTTATGAACGATGATCAAATGATCGAAGTAGTAATCGAATTTATCAAAATCAAGTCCCGCCCCCGTCATTCCGCGGAATTCCTGATTGAACACTTCATGGCGCAGACGAAAACTTTCGATCAATTCTTCAGGAGTCTCGGCAGTTTTAATCACATAAGAGCCGACTTCAATATTCATATTGATTTTGGCTTTGAATTTATGGACTCGATTCCAACGAAGCTGCGTAGTTTGCTTTAATTGATCGACTAATGCCATCATGGATTTCCCCCGGGTGAATCAAGGACATTAAAAATTGAAGAGCTGCAAAATAGGTTTTAAAGACATCGTCAGCGCTTCCCAACGAGGGATTCACCTCTACGATATCTACAGAACTCAAAGATGGGTGCTGTGAAAGGCTTCGTCCTAACGTCGTCACATCATCCAACGTCAATCCTTGAGAAACAGGAACGCCGGTGGAAGGCGCTACTTCAGGACTTAAGCTGTCGATATCAAAACTGACATGCAAGGGTCTTCCTTGAACTTGAGAAAGAACTTTGCGAGAAATCGTTCTCATTCCTTGAGAGCGAACATCCGACGCGGTGAACGCGGTAATTCCTAGTTCCCGCACGATTTCTTTCTCAAAAGGATCTAGATCCCGTACACCCACATAAATAAGACGGTCTGCCCGCACGACATTCTGAATCCAAGAAAAATGAGTGGAAGCAATTCCCTGCACGTTTAACAAGATCGAAAGAGGCATTCCATGCAAGTTTCCGCTCAAAGAGGATTCGGGAAGATTCACATCCGTATGTGCATCAATCCAGACAATATAGCCCTCAGGATTCTGAGAGGCAAAGGCACCGACCGTCGCTAAAGCCACGCTATGATCGCCACCCCAGTTTAAAAGAACTTCGGGTTGTTTTAAGAGATACTGAATTCTTGCGTAGGCTTCTTTATAAGGAAGCCAATTAAAAAGAGAAATGTCGTCAACAGAGCGAATCTTTGTTCCGTAAGGCTCGTTGCTTAAGACTTCTCCACAATCAATCAGGCTATATCCCTGCTTCTTCAAGAAAGGAAAGTACTGACGAAAATATTCGTGAGAACTCTTAAGTCCGTTTTGCTCCTGGCCCACTTCAAAGCCCAGGCCCAGAAAATTGATTTCCTTCATTAAGTAAAGGGTGAAAGCAAAAATACATTTTGTCGTGTCATGGTTTTGTCAGGTCGTCTTGACTTAATCAAAACATGGATTCTTTCATCAATGCCTCTATGATCAGGGCATGAAAGCCATTACATCATTGACTGATTCTGTGGGACTCTTCGCAAAAACCTATCACTACTTGCAAAAATCAAAACATCCCGAAGCCAGCGTGGAGGATCTAAAACTTCAATGGGCGCAAGACATGCTTTCTCGCTTGCGTATTGATCTTGCAGTATCAGGGAAGGTTTCAGAGCAAAAGTCGCTGCTGTTCTTGGGAAATCACGTAAGCTATCTCGACATTCCCCTTCTTATGAGCACCGTACGAGGTCTTTCTTTCGTCGCGAAAGAAGAAGTCGGTTCTTGGCCCATCATCGGATCGGCTGCAAAAAAAATTGATACTGTGTTTGTGAGGCGCGAAAGCGGATCTTCTCGACAGCTCGCAAGGCAATCTGTCCAGGAAGCTTTAAGCAATGGTCAGCGCATAGCCATTTTCCCTTCAGGGACGACTTGCATGCACGAAAAGAAAGTATGGCGTCGAGGAGCTTTTGAAATCGCTTACGAAAAGAATTTTTTCTTTCAACCTTTTCGTATTACTTATTTACCCTTAAGAGCCGCAGCCTATATCGACGACGACTTTTTGCCATCGCATTTGTACAATCTTTTTGGCTTAGAACGAATTCACGCCAAATTGGAATTCCACGAACCGGTGCAAATTAAAGATCCGGTCGTGGATTGTGAATACTGGCAGAAATGGACCAAAGACTTCGTCACTGCCAGCCAAAACTAAAGCCGCACTCTGCTAAAAAGCAGAACCCGGCGCAGACTTGAACGCGGATGCGTTTTTACTTTCGATTTTTCTTAGCAATAGACAAAAGAAAAGCGTTCTCGCCCTTCTTACTTATCTTCGTTTTTTGTGGGGAAGGCTTCTTCGGCGCTCGCTCGACTTTTTCGGGCTTGGATAACTCGGAAGATTTCACAGGAATTCCGAGCAACATATTACCCCGCGATATTTCACGCATCATCTGCTTCACTTCGTCCTCAAAATTTTCAGACTCTGCCGGGATATAAAGCCAATCTTTATTCGCGGGATGGTTTTCTAAAAAAAGATATTTTAGGAAGAACGCATTCTGAGCTTTCTTTTCAACAGGAAAAATACACCCGTTCCAAAGTTCGAAAGGATAGCTGACACCTTTATGCTCATAAAGTCCGCGGCGCTCGACCAAAATAAGGACAAGCTTCATGTCGACATAATAAGCCATGCCCCCATTTTTAGGGACACAGTCGTAGCCAACAGGCAAAAGCTCTTCGATCCAAAGAAGATTGTGAATGGGTGATTGCTCCATGTTCCAAAGAATACATTAGAAATACCCCCTGGACACCTTTATATTTAAAATTAGATTTGGAGGTGTCCCATCAAATTTATAAAATATAGAGACCGTAAAGATGCCGGTCACCGCTTGGCCACCTTCCTAAAACAGAAAGGCCATCCTCTTAATCGCGATTCTGTTTTGTTAGCTCTCCCTCGAGGTGGGGTGCCTATTGCGCACGAACTATCTCATTCTCTGGACATCCCGTATGATGTTCTTATCGTACGAAAAATTGGTCATCCCGAAAATGAGGAATTTGGTATCGGGGCCCTGACAGAAGGAAACTTTTTTTTGATCAATCCAGACATACCGGCAGAATTTAGACCTTCCGAAACGGCCGTGCAAAAAACAATAGATAAAGAGAAGAAAGAACTCGAGCGGCGCAGACAGCTATACCGTGGCGGCAGAGACCTGAAAGAGCTTAAAGGTAAGACAGTCTATCTGGTCGATGACGGTCTTGCGACGGGAGTCACGGCGCGAATTGCCGCTAAGTATGTGCAAAGCAAGGGAGCTAATGAGGTCTATCTTGCCGTGCCTGCAGGTTCCCTCAGAGCGGCGCAGGAAATGCGCGAAGAAATAGATGATGTTCTTTGTCCTTTAGAAACCGACGCCTTTGCCTTCGTGGGGCAATTTTATGAAACCTTCGGGCAGGTCTCTGACGAAGAAGTGATTCAACTTCTTCGCTTACGACAGAAGACACATTCATAACCACCTTCATATTCCCTGTTCAAAAGTTTTTCACAAAAAATCGTTTTATCTGGATCGAACATCTCTATTTAAATCAGCGTATCAAGCTGAAATCATTATATTCTAGGCGGCGTTTCTTCTGTTTAATATTGTCCGAATTTTTATA
The window above is part of the Bdellovibrio bacteriovorus genome. Proteins encoded here:
- a CDS encoding GNAT family N-acetyltransferase translates to MMALVDQLKQTTQLRWNRVHKFKAKINMNIEVGSYVIKTAETPEELIESFRLRHEVFNQEFRGMTGAGLDFDKFDYYFDHLIIVHKELKKIIGTYRVNCSKFSKESYTALEFELQKFFSENEGPFLELGRACIHKDYRKGSIISLLWRGIAEYMNLSEAKVLFGCSSLKINSPREAALTQKYLVDQGLVSNKYPCKPTKKFTMQDFRNWYEYFDKGLTEEQSAEAQELIPSLLKSYLKLGAQVACEPAFDENFDCIDLLTVLRKEDLAQSLASRFSISK
- a CDS encoding extracellular solute-binding protein, encoding MSKLIVGVLLSLIASVSFAKTDKLVVYSSYDGARLGPIFAPFTQATGIQVEVVNAGSTDLVNRLAAEGANTPADLYLDKDIVYLGQADSKGLLQAFNAPYVTQNIPAHLIDANNRWFLIFYRARVIMYNTNKVNPADLSTYEDLADSKWEGHLCLRTSNNSYNEALGASFVHHLGEDRTEKIFAGWVNNLALDPIKGDTDLIHAIASGTCSVGIANTYYLAPLVRDNPSFPVKPFFSNQKDVGAHINGVGIGITKASKNLKEANMLLEYLASKKVQEVVANGFSQYPSNRTAEIAPTLINFGAFVEDTTNVGTIAEKAPKAKELMNKVGYK
- the soxR gene encoding redox-sensitive transcriptional activator SoxR, producing the protein MSGANELGQTLSVGELSKRSGVPVSAIHFYEEKGLIKSWRTEGNQRRFPRGMLRVVAIIKAAQSVGFSLLEIAETLKLLPQDRSPSQADWQKISTKWKKDLEERITHMTKLKNQLNSCIGCGCLSLKECPLRNPKDRLAKKGPGAALL
- a CDS encoding FMN-binding glutamate synthase family protein, producing MRKEFYIALVVVCALNVLFYFYWTIGLLSLFFFVPFFALGIRDIRQTRHAIKSNFPVFGHFRYLLESIRPEINQYFIESNTDGRPFSREQRSVVYQRAKKVLDTVPFGTQHDVYKQGYEFVTHSMYPKHVSEKDLRIMVGGEKCKQPYSLSLLNISAMSFGSLSTNAILSLNGGAKDGDFAHNTGEGGISPYHLEMGGDLIWQIGTGYFGCRTHDGVFDPELFKKNSRHPHVKMIEIKLSQGAKPGHGGILSGKKVTQEIANIRNVPLGKDVISPPGHSAFHDAAEMLTFIETLRELSGGKPVGIKLCLGHRREFEELVSLMAKKNSYPDFIAVDGAEGGTGAAPLEFSNYMGMPGIDALVIVVDTLKKFGVRDKVKVLATGKITTAFDIVKLLCIGADATYAARSMLLALGCIQALRCNNNKCPTGVATQDPNLVKGLHVPTKRERVKNFHGETLGTVAHIIGAMGFSRHQDLSRADLYKRIDENHIKTYQDLYPEPTPLNSSHGEEAREISLKPETV
- a CDS encoding cytochrome c biogenesis protein CcdA, translated to MTFTWLGLFAAGLGTFISPCVLPMVPVVAANYIMTEGTSKFARVRATLLFSLGFLLTFTLMGMSLPFVTDFLGESKVYLLIISGIIILLYGLKMSGLVLKNSDDSKAFSWMSRSAYLPDIKKYFPKSLHGFIFGATFGLAWTPCVGPILGGVLAYVATKDRTLWESALMMLTFGSGVVAPFVALAFGGEVVSEKLKAIRKYLPKIEEATGYGLMILGVFILTQSNLPAVFEKETAVTEVEFVSSTGEKLTLNDSKLAPHKLLFFHTDTCPVCHAMESYLPAVEAECNSKNVQIVRVNVGKAENQKIADLFNVRAVPTVSLISPEGKELAHSVGYQSETKLRQGLDMIPHTTCMKKHKVPPAVTPPSEFNEGQSCDDSGNGLTC
- a CDS encoding ArsR/SmtB family transcription factor codes for the protein MTKTTHPSTDTQNPKDLRKGVYETISQIVSAFASPARLKIVQILAQAECSVEELSIETGESVANVSQHLQRLARMKIVSCERRKLSRIYRVTNPMVLQLWEGFQNLAHEVDEELNHKEDLLTDSTLLADETPGEVFDLVAEGKALLVDARTAKESAMTKVPGALAIPAEILVKSTHPKTLGLLKTKPVYVYCRGRYCSYATEAVRHLRAHGYKAYRLRDSPFQLQLIQGDKI
- a CDS encoding kelch repeat-containing protein, translating into MLVLLPLLSGCTLEVQIDSADEVVFPSLDTTINSSKPSRNHYPSIKRALNTATTLLNKKILVAGGAYDTSPIPATTALTSVELYDPETGVWSQAENLPQARLNHTATLLQDGKVLLIGGTTANDGSACLNTTAIYDPTSGTWSTAASLTTGRCYHTATLLEDGRVVVMGGRTTNTNVLTTSNYSSSVEIYNPGTNTWTSAAAMSAARAYHSAVLLKNGKILVVGGRNTSTLLTTALYNPSGNSWAAGQSLTKSRKDHTATRLPDGKVVIIGGVDGTTALTDTTIFDPTLGVNGTFSDGAPLSVVRKSHTATLVGDKIFVVGGGTATTAYKDTLMYNPSTNQWSTLDDLEVGPRIFHTANIAGKYLVVLGGIPSPSTTASVHATPEKLDLSAYVWKSEASMSVDRFIPAAALLKNGKVLVAGGLSTAPTFVYQASSEIFDPSTNTWSAAASLPAARVRSTATVLSNGKVLVVGGQDGAGTFNSSVIYDSDSDTWSSGPSMSHYRSAHTATLLPNGKVLIIGGTGDMGGTSLPAPAEIYDPTTNSWSLTPNMPTPSYFHTATLVPDGTGGKVFVIGGSSTTFLASLQIYDIASNSWSVAASLTEARSGHTVTYLNGKLIVAGGYSPSGALSSVEIYDIASNTWSAGASLLVARNAAGAIALASGKVLVIGGQSTTGAGLVSSEIYDPATNTWTMDQRTLNEGRAMSPIFTLNDGRLLLVGGADPANAMATVESYSLSPMTSPEWKAPSLLTGRSYHTATLLNDGRVFVAGGVEGANPATSTRIYTPSSNTWTTGPNLSTFRGYHTATLLTSGKVFIAGGMNANNDAIQTADVYDPNTNSITTINMVVPRMLHSAIPLPGGKVLVSGGTNNITSITTKNEICDPALGSCTASSDRPNGSYDLAVALKTGEYLFVGPFGVNLYQPLTDTWTAAASMTSPRAYHTAITLASGKVLALGGVDVSTGNPTTTTEIYDPTTNSWSAGPSLDAALLFPVANLLSSGEVVLTGGLVGISTTSDKNVRVYDPVANRWTLAQPLKEARSHHTATLLKNGHLMVYGGENSTFGALPFWEQVFEP